The sequence AGGGCGACGACCACGACGCGACCTTCTACAGCACGCGGGTGACCCCGCCGGAGAAGACCGAGGAGCCCTTCTTCCCGCACACCCGGCTCAGGGATCTGCTGGCCGCCGCCGCGACCACGGTAGCGACCGGATCCCGCCGGTAGCCCGGCGAGCGTTGCCGAGCGGTGTGCGCTACCCCCGACCGCAGACGCTCAGTCGAGCAGGGCGAGGAACCGGCGCAGGGCCGGGTTCGTGCTGTCGCGCGGCCAGGCCAGGGCGATGTCCACAGTGGGCATCGGGGCGGTGAAGCGGCGCAGCCGTACGCCGCGTAGCCGCAGCGCGCGGGCCCGGCCGGCCGGGACGGCCGCGACCACGTCTCCCTGCGCCACCGCCCGCAGCAGTTGCTCGTCGTCCGGCTCCTGCCGGACGAGCCGGAAGCCGCCGCGCGGCCAGACCTGGGCGATCGTCCGGTCGAACATGCCGGGGCCGTTCTCCCGCGGCCACATCACGGCCGGCAGGTCGACCACCTCGGCCCGGGTGATCCGACGGCGGCCGGCGGCCAGGGGGTGGCCCGCGGGCAGGGCCAGCAGCAGCTCCTCGGTGTCGACCGTCCGGCAGGCCAGCGCCGGCTCGTCGACCGGCGGTCGGACGAAGGCCGCGTCGAGCCGGCCGGCGAGCAGGCCGGCCACGTTCGGCGCCGTCCAGGCCGTCTCCGGCACCACCTCGACGTCCGGGTGGGCGGCCCGGAACCGGGCGACCAGGGCGTCGACCCGGCCGCCGCGCGCCGACCGGGTGTACGCCAGCCGGAGCCGGCCGCCCCGGCCGCGTACCAGGTCCCGGATGCGGGCGGTCCCCGCGTCCACCTCGGCGAGCAGCCGGGCGGCCTCGTCGGCGACCCGCGCCCCCACCTCCGTCAGCGTGCAGCCCCGGCTGCTGCGGTGCACGAGCGGCACGCCGAGCTGACGTTCCAGGGCCCGGATCTGCTGGCTGAGCGCGGGCTGGGCGACCCGCAGCCGGGCGGCGGCCCGGGTGAAGTGCAGCTCCTCGGCGAGCACCGCGAAGTACCGCAGCCGCCGCAGGTCCGACCAGGCGTCCAGGGCCGGCGCGTCGGGCATGGGTCGATCATAAGCGCCGCTTATCGCCGGCCGCCCGATCGGTCTTGGACGGCGGCCCACCGGGAGCGCGACGATCCGAGGCCAACGGCACGAGCGAGGGGAGCGGACGATGGCGGCAGCGACGGACGTTGTGGTGGTCGGCGGCGGGGTCGTCGGGATGACGGCGGCGGTCACCCTCCAGCAGCGGGGAGCGCGGGTGACCGTGCTGGCCGCCGACGACCCGGCGGACACGGTGTCCACCGTGGCCGCCGCGGTCTGGTACCCGAGCCACACCGACCAGGACCCACGGGTGCTGCGCTGGGCGCGGGAGACGCACGCGGAGCTGCGCCGCCAGGCGGCGGACGGCGTGCCGGGGGTGGTCGATCGGGCCACTCGGATGCTGCTGCGCCACCCGTACGCGGGCCCGCCGTGGTGGGCGGAGGCGTGCGGGGACCTGGTCGCGGAGCCGGCGGAGCCGCCGTACACGGCGCTGCTGCGGTTCACCGCGCCGACGGTGGAGATGACCCCGTACCTGGTCTGGCTGCGGCAGCGGCTGGCGGCCGGCGGTGGGCGGGTGCTGCGTCGCCGGGTGCGGCGGCTCGCCGACGCGTTCGACACCGCGCCGACGGTCGTCAACGCGACGGGGCTGGCCGCCGGCCGGCTCGCCGCCGACCCGGCCGTGCACCCGGTGCGCGGGCATCTGGTGCTGGTGGCGAACCCGGGCCTGACCGTCTCGACCCGCGACGAGGACGATCCGGCCGGGATCACGTACGTGCATCCGCGCCGACACGACGTGGTGCTCGGCGGCACGTACCAGCCGGGGGTGGGGCACACCGCGCCCGACCCGGACACGGCGGCGGCGATCCTGCGCCGCTGCGTCGCGCTGGTGCCGGAGCTGGCCGCCGCGCCGGTGCTCGGCGAGCGGATCGGGCTGCGGCCGGCCCGGCACGGCGGCCCGCGGGTCGAGGTGGACCCGGACCCGGCCGGCCCGCCCGGCAGCCGGCTGGTGCACGCGTACGGCCACGGCGGAGCGGGGGTCACCCTGTCCTGGGGGTGCGCCGCCGAGGTGGCGGATCTCGCCCTGGGCGGCTGACCGGGTCGACCCTCGACCGCATGTCGACGTCGCCTCGACCCGTCCGTGGTCACGTCGGTGGCGGGCAGAAGCCCACGTGTGGATCAACGTCCGGCCATGGCGCGCCCGGCCGGTGGAGCAGAGGCGGTCAGCGGTGCTGCGAGAGACACTTCGGCGTTGGGATCCTCGGGTGTGGAACGCCACGCCGGAGGAGGTGACGGCCGACTATCCCTGTGACCGGCACCTGACCGTGCCGTTCCGCTCGTTCGTCCGGGCCGTCGACGTGGCGGCGCCGGTGCCGGTGGTGTACCGGTGGCTGTGTCAACTCAAGGTCGCGCCGTACAGCTACGACCTGGTCGACAACCTGGGGCGGCGCAGCCCCCGAACGCTCACCCCGGGCGCCGAGGACCTGGCGGTCGGCCAGAAGTTCCTCATCTTCGAGGTGGTCGAGTTCGTGCGCGACGAGCATCTCACCGGGCTGATCGCGCAGCGGCACCGGCGCAGCTACGGCGAGGTGGCGGTTACCTACCGGGTGACGCCGTGCGCTACCGGCACCCGGCTGGTCGGGCGGCTGGACGTCGGCGCCACCACCGCCTTCGAGCAGGCGCGACGGGCCGCGCTGGCGGTCGGCGACGCGCTGATGGGCCGCAAGCAGCTGCTCACCATCAAGGAGTTGGCCGAGGCCAGCGTTAATACGGAGTGAAGCAGGGACTGCGCCCAGGCGACGTTTCGGCATTCACGCCGACATATACGCTGCCTTTGGTGTGCACCGTGGGGCACGGCGGCGTACCACTAAAGTGGTATCGATAGAGCCCGATGGGTATGGATGGGTGCTCTCCTTCGTTGCAAAGGTCTTGAGGCTGGTCAGCGGGTGGCTAGCGTCTACGCCACACGCATAGAGAAGAAGAGGGTCACACAATGCTCCGCTTCAACATCCTCGGCAGTCTGGAAGTGCGGCAACACGGCGTCGACTGCACCCCGACCGCGCCGAAGGTCCGTGCGGTCCTCGCGCTGCTCCTGCTTCGGGCCAACCAGACGGTGAGCCAGGACGCCATCTTCGACTGGCTCTGGGGCGACCGGCCGCCCAGGAGCGCCGCCACCACCACCCAGACCTACGTCTACCAGCTCCGGGCGCTGTTCGAGCGGGTGGGCGTCGCCGGCTCCGCCGACCAGCTCCTGATCACCCGACCGACCGGGTACCTGCTCTCGCTCGGCGAGGAGCAGCTCGACGCGACCCTCTTCGCCCGGCTCTGCGAGGAGGGCGGTGCGCTGCTGGACGGCGGGCGGGCGGCCGAGGCCGCGCAGCGACTGCGCCAGGCCCTGTCCCTGTGGCGGGGGCCGGTGCTCGCCGACGTCCACGTCGAGGACTCGATGGCCGCCGACGTCGCACACCTCACCGAGTTGCGGATGCGGGCGCTGGAACTGCGCATCGAGGCGGACGCCCGGCTGGGCCGCTACCGCGAACTGATCACCGAACTGCGGGGCCTGGTCGCGGCGCACCCGTTCAACGAATGGTTCCACGCCCAGCTGATCACCGCGCTCAACCGGTGCGGCCGGCGGGCCGAGGCGCTGCACGCGTACCGGAACCTCCGGCAGACCCTCTCCGACGAGCTGGGCCTGGAACCGACGCCGGAGCTGCAGGAACTCCAGCGGCAGGTGCTGAACGGCACGCCGGCCCGCCTGCTCGTGGCCGCCGGCTGACCCGTGGCCCGGCGCCCCCGACTCCCGGCGTACGACGCAGCCGTGGAGCGGGGGCGTCGGCCTGATCCGGGCCCGGCGGTGCCGGCGCAGCCGGGGCCGTTCGCAACGGGACGAAGCGTGGTCACCCGCGCAGGCGCGGGGCCGGCGGCTTCTCCGGGCTGACCAGGTTCATCGCGATGGCCTTGTTCACCGCGTCGATCCGGGACACCGCGCCCAGCTTGGTGAACACGTTGCGCAGGTGCCGCTTGACGGTGCCCTCGGTGATCTCCAGCCGGCGCGCGATCTGCGAGTTGCTGTACGCCTGCGCCACCAGGCCGACGATCTCCACCTCGCGATCGGACAGGACCCGGGTGCCGGTGTCGCTGACCTGCTCGAAGCTCTCCCGCGAGATCGACAACATGATCCGGTCGGCGTCGGTCCGCACGCTGCGCAGCGTCGCGACAAGATCGTCCCGGGTCACGCTCTTCAGCAGGTACGCGCGGGCGCCGGCGCCGAGCAGTTCCTTCACCACGGACGGCTCGTCGAACATGCTCAGGATGATGATGCGGGTGGCCGGCGCCGCGGCGAGGGTCCGTCCGATGGTGGTGGCGGCGTGGTCGCCCGGGATGCCCACGTCCAGCAGCATCACGTCCGGCCGGTGCGCGGCGACGAACGCCACCGCCTCGGCGCCGGTGCTCGCCTCGCCGATCACGCTCAGGTCCGGCTCCATCGACAGCAACTCGCGCAGGCCGTGCCGGAACAGCGCGTGGTCGTCGACGAGCAGGATCCTGGTCGGCGCGGCAGGCGCGGCGGATGGTGTCATTTCACGGCCCCGGTCAGTGGAATGAATGCCTCGATCATGGTGCCGTGCCCCGGCGCGCTGTGCAGCGCGAGTTTGCCGCCGAGCAGCTCGACGCGTTCCCGCATGGAGGCCAGTCCGGTGCCGCCGCCGTGCACGTCGCTCTCCGGGTCGAAGCCCACGCCGTCGTCGCTGACCCAGGCCCGTATCTCGTGCGGTGCGATGTCCACGTGGCTCAGGATGGTGGTCGCCCACGCGTGGCAGAAGGCGTTCCGCAGCGCCTCCCGCACCACCAGGAAGACCTCGGCCAGTACCTCGGGCGGCACCCACGCCTCGTCCCCGCTGACCGCGAGGTCGACCGTCGCGTTGCCCTCGCCCATGGCGTCGAGGAAGCCGCGCAGAGCCTGCTCGAGGTTGTCGAACTTGGACTCCAGCCGCAGGTCGGCCGCCACACCCCGCACCGCCTCCAGGGTGTGGACGCTGGCCCGGTAGGCGACGTCCATCTTGCCCTGGCACCGGTCGGGGTCCGTCTCCGCGTACGCCCGGGCCAGCTCGAGGTTGCGGTTGACCACGCTGGCCGATCCGCCGACCCGATCGTGCAGCTCGCGGGCGATCCGGCGCCGCTCGGCGAGCTGGGCCTCCTGGACGCGGTCGAGCAGGAACGCGATGTACGCCTCGGAGGACCAGCGGATCCGGGTCATGACGCTGCGCTGCAGGGCCTGGGTGGCCGTGCGGATGATGCAGGTGGCGTCCGGGTGGCCGGCCGCGGTCTCGATCACCGCGTCGAGCACCGATTCGAACAACTCGGTCGCGGCCCGCATCGAGTCGACCGGATGCGGGTTGCCCTCGACCCCGGCCCCGCTCTGCCAGATGACGGCGATCGCCGTCTCGTTGACCTGGTTCTGTCCAGTTCGGATACTCTCGGTCACATCTGTCAGAACCTGCCGGGCCTGGCTGGTGGCCTGGTTAAGGAGCGTTTCTTCCAGGCCCAGCGGGCCGCAAATCCCGATCAGACGCTTACGGAAAGTGTCTATAACTGTGTCGTGGCGGGCCTCAAACGCGCTCGCGATAGTGATTCCCGTGGCGAGCGCGCTCGGATCCATTGTTCTCTTACCCTTCGCCGGACCTTCCCCCGAGGGGCAAGTTTCCATTGCTGGGGGGCAAGTCTGCAAGATCCTCTGCCATGCAATTGAACTAGTTCATCAATTTGTGCTGTGCCGTTCGTGAGGTGAGCCGCGCGTAACGGATAGCCGTGAGGGTGAACAACAGCCCGCCGGCGAGCCAGATCGGGTCCCAGAGCAGCAGGTGCCACGGCAGGGCGGCCCGGCCCAGCCCGGCGGGCACCTCGACCACCCCGGCCACGATCAGCAGGTGCTGGGCCAGGTTGGCCAGGGCGTAGAGCGAGAGCAGACCGGCGGCGCCCCAGCCGGCGAGCAGCAGCAGCCAGCGCGGCGCCCAGCGCGGAAGCTGACGGAGCAGCGCGAGGGCGAGCAGCGCGGCGACCACTTTGAGCAGCGCGGTGGCCCACAGCACGGCCACGAACGCCGGCTCCCGGGCCAGCGCCGGGCCCTCGACCGCCGGGCCGATGGTGCCCGCACCGACCAGACCGCCGGCCGCCCAGTAGAAGCTGAGCGCGGCGAACAACAGCGACCAGACGCAGGCGCCGTATCCGGCCCAGGCACCCGGCCGGACACCGGCCCGCTCCGCCGGCGTGGCCGGGCCGCCACGCCGGCCGTCGGTGCTCGCTGCGGTACTGGGGGTCAACGGTCCTCCCGTTTCGTCGGGTTCGTCAGTCCAGCGCGATGGTATCGGTGAACCTCGGTCCGGTCGCGCGCGCCGTCGCCCCGCACGCTCGTCCGCCGCCCTCGAAGCGACCTCTACCCTCGCTCGACGTCCAGACCGGACGTTCGAGGCGACGTCGAGGCCGCCGCGAGGCCGCCACAAGGCGGTGCCCCGACGGTGAGAACCCGACCACGCTGCGGACGACGGGGCGGCGCGCGGCGCCAGCCGCCGGGCGCGGCCCAAGGACTCACGAAGGACTCCTGGGTGATGAACCGACGGGTTGTGGTAACCGGGCTCGGGCCGGTGTCGAGCATCGGCATCGGCATCGACGCCTTCACGACGGCACTGCGCGCCGGGCGCAGCGGGATCACGCCGATCGCCAGCTTCGACACCACTGGCTTCCTCACCGACCGGGCCGGCGAGGTGCACGAGTTCGAGCCGCACCGGATGGTCACCCGGTTGGACCCGGCGGACTGGGGCCGGAGCAGCCTCTTCGCCGCCGCGGCGGCCCGGCTGGCGCTCGCCGACGCGCAGGCCACCGACGTACCGGACCGGTCCGACCGGTTCGGCGTGTGCATGGGTACGACCAGCGGCGAGTCCCAGGTGGTGGAACGGCTCACCGAGCGCTGGCTGGCCCACGGGTACCCGGACACGCCACAGCGGCTGGCCCGCCAGCTGCCGGCGGGACGGGTGGCCGAGGCGGTGAGCCGCGAACTCGGGCTGACCGGCACCACGCTGACCGTCTCGACCGCCTGCTCGGCGAGCAACTACGCCCTCGGGTACGCCTTCGACGCCATCGCCACCGGCGAGCAGGACTACATGATGGTCGGCGGCGCCGACTCGGTGTGCCGCTGGGCCCACGCCGGCTTCTACCGGCTGGGCGCGCTCGCCGCCGAGCGGTGCGCGCCCTTCGACCAGGACCGCGCGGGGGTGATCACCGCCGAGGGGGGCGTCGCGCTGTTCCTGGAGAGCCTGGACTCGGCCCGGGCCCGCGGCGCCCGCGTCTACTGCGAGGTGCTCGGCTACGGGCTCACCTGCGACGCCAAGCACCCGACCGCCCCGGACGCGACGAGCGTCGCCCGCTGCATGCGGCTGGCCCACCGGGACGCCGGCATCAAGCCCGACGAGGTGGACTTCATCTGTGCCCACGGCACCGCCACCCCCGCCAACGACAGCGCCGAGTACGAGGCGGTGCGCGAGGTCTTCGGCGACCGGATGCCGCCGATGAGCTCGGTCAAGTCCATGCTCGGCCACACCATGGGCGCGGCGAGTGGGTTCAGTGCCCTGGCCGGTGCGCTGGCCATCTCCGCCGGCTTCCTCGCGCCGACCATCAACCACGTGACCACCGACCCGGCGATGCCCGGCCTGGACGTCGTGCCGAACGAGGCACGGCCCGAGCAGCCGCGCATCGTCCAGGTCAACGGGTTCGCCTTCGGCGGCAACAACGCCATCACGATCCTTGGACGGCTCGCATGACCGTGACCACCGATTCGCGTACCGCGACCTTTGTGCTCGGCGTCTCCGGCTGGGGAGTGCTCTCCCCGTACGGGTTGGGCGCCGACGAGT comes from Micromonospora viridifaciens and encodes:
- a CDS encoding DUF3995 domain-containing protein; protein product: MTPSTAASTDGRRGGPATPAERAGVRPGAWAGYGACVWSLLFAALSFYWAAGGLVGAGTIGPAVEGPALAREPAFVAVLWATALLKVVAALLALALLRQLPRWAPRWLLLLAGWGAAGLLSLYALANLAQHLLIVAGVVEVPAGLGRAALPWHLLLWDPIWLAGGLLFTLTAIRYARLTSRTAQHKLMN
- a CDS encoding LysR family transcriptional regulator, which encodes MPDAPALDAWSDLRRLRYFAVLAEELHFTRAAARLRVAQPALSQQIRALERQLGVPLVHRSSRGCTLTEVGARVADEAARLLAEVDAGTARIRDLVRGRGGRLRLAYTRSARGGRVDALVARFRAAHPDVEVVPETAWTAPNVAGLLAGRLDAAFVRPPVDEPALACRTVDTEELLLALPAGHPLAAGRRRITRAEVVDLPAVMWPRENGPGMFDRTIAQVWPRGGFRLVRQEPDDEQLLRAVAQGDVVAAVPAGRARALRLRGVRLRRFTAPMPTVDIALAWPRDSTNPALRRFLALLD
- a CDS encoding sensor histidine kinase, yielding MTESIRTGQNQVNETAIAVIWQSGAGVEGNPHPVDSMRAATELFESVLDAVIETAAGHPDATCIIRTATQALQRSVMTRIRWSSEAYIAFLLDRVQEAQLAERRRIARELHDRVGGSASVVNRNLELARAYAETDPDRCQGKMDVAYRASVHTLEAVRGVAADLRLESKFDNLEQALRGFLDAMGEGNATVDLAVSGDEAWVPPEVLAEVFLVVREALRNAFCHAWATTILSHVDIAPHEIRAWVSDDGVGFDPESDVHGGGTGLASMRERVELLGGKLALHSAPGHGTMIEAFIPLTGAVK
- a CDS encoding AfsR/SARP family transcriptional regulator, which gives rise to MLRFNILGSLEVRQHGVDCTPTAPKVRAVLALLLLRANQTVSQDAIFDWLWGDRPPRSAATTTQTYVYQLRALFERVGVAGSADQLLITRPTGYLLSLGEEQLDATLFARLCEEGGALLDGGRAAEAAQRLRQALSLWRGPVLADVHVEDSMAADVAHLTELRMRALELRIEADARLGRYRELITELRGLVAAHPFNEWFHAQLITALNRCGRRAEALHAYRNLRQTLSDELGLEPTPELQELQRQVLNGTPARLLVAAG
- a CDS encoding FAD-dependent oxidoreductase — protein: MAAATDVVVVGGGVVGMTAAVTLQQRGARVTVLAADDPADTVSTVAAAVWYPSHTDQDPRVLRWARETHAELRRQAADGVPGVVDRATRMLLRHPYAGPPWWAEACGDLVAEPAEPPYTALLRFTAPTVEMTPYLVWLRQRLAAGGGRVLRRRVRRLADAFDTAPTVVNATGLAAGRLAADPAVHPVRGHLVLVANPGLTVSTRDEDDPAGITYVHPRRHDVVLGGTYQPGVGHTAPDPDTAAAILRRCVALVPELAAAPVLGERIGLRPARHGGPRVEVDPDPAGPPGSRLVHAYGHGGAGVTLSWGCAAEVADLALGG
- a CDS encoding response regulator, coding for MTPSAAPAAPTRILLVDDHALFRHGLRELLSMEPDLSVIGEASTGAEAVAFVAAHRPDVMLLDVGIPGDHAATTIGRTLAAAPATRIIILSMFDEPSVVKELLGAGARAYLLKSVTRDDLVATLRSVRTDADRIMLSISRESFEQVSDTGTRVLSDREVEIVGLVAQAYSNSQIARRLEITEGTVKRHLRNVFTKLGAVSRIDAVNKAIAMNLVSPEKPPAPRLRG
- a CDS encoding beta-ketoacyl-[acyl-carrier-protein] synthase family protein, whose translation is MNRRVVVTGLGPVSSIGIGIDAFTTALRAGRSGITPIASFDTTGFLTDRAGEVHEFEPHRMVTRLDPADWGRSSLFAAAAARLALADAQATDVPDRSDRFGVCMGTTSGESQVVERLTERWLAHGYPDTPQRLARQLPAGRVAEAVSRELGLTGTTLTVSTACSASNYALGYAFDAIATGEQDYMMVGGADSVCRWAHAGFYRLGALAAERCAPFDQDRAGVITAEGGVALFLESLDSARARGARVYCEVLGYGLTCDAKHPTAPDATSVARCMRLAHRDAGIKPDEVDFICAHGTATPANDSAEYEAVREVFGDRMPPMSSVKSMLGHTMGAASGFSALAGALAISAGFLAPTINHVTTDPAMPGLDVVPNEARPEQPRIVQVNGFAFGGNNAITILGRLA